The Kineothrix sp. MB12-C1 genome includes a window with the following:
- a CDS encoding ABC transporter ATP-binding protein → MDLLKRVSKILTNRQRKLLLLLLFMMLIGAGLETVGTSLLIPFITVAMDPNSIVENDYLKYFYDLFHLNDANGFLIMLAIVLIIVFFIKNIYLYFMYYAQYRFIYNGQFNTSRNLFKDYVRRPYEFYLDASTPVLMRHIMSDVNGSYNLLLTFLQLFTELFIFTALLILALAISPAMTIIICGVLGIILLLNKKVLGPVLRRFGHEVQTNSALTTKWIMQAVNGMKETKVLNKERYFVEQYEKSASRLNTIQKRQNSMQNIPRLTIETVCMAGILAIVAVFLAVGNNISEMIKQVGMLAAVAIKLMPSANKLSTYINNIAYYEPSLKAVEDIIIRSHEKDVNTDVLFLKEEEIVPMGFTKEVKLEDITYAYPNTELNILENAGVTIPIGKSVGFIGPSGAGKSTTVDILLGLLQPQKGQVTVDGVDIRTNYPGWYAKIGYVPQMIFMLDDTIRNNVAYGVDTEDIDEEQVWYALKEAQMDEFVRGLPEGLDTSIGERGVRISGGQRQRLGIARALYTSPEIMIFDEATSALDNDTEQAIMEAIERLHGKKTLVIIAHRLTTIEKCDSVYRVENQIFKKER, encoded by the coding sequence ATGGATTTATTGAAACGAGTATCAAAAATTTTAACGAATAGACAAAGAAAATTGCTGTTGCTTCTGCTTTTCATGATGCTGATCGGTGCGGGACTCGAAACGGTAGGAACCTCTTTGCTCATTCCCTTTATTACGGTGGCGATGGATCCAAATAGTATTGTGGAAAATGATTACCTGAAGTACTTTTATGATTTATTCCATCTAAACGATGCGAACGGTTTTCTCATTATGCTGGCCATCGTACTCATCATTGTCTTTTTTATAAAAAATATCTATTTGTATTTTATGTATTATGCGCAGTACCGTTTTATTTATAACGGACAGTTCAACACATCCAGAAACCTATTTAAGGATTACGTAAGGCGTCCCTATGAATTTTATTTAGATGCCAGTACGCCGGTACTTATGCGCCATATTATGAGCGATGTAAATGGTTCTTATAATCTTTTGCTTACCTTTTTGCAGTTATTCACGGAATTATTTATTTTTACAGCCCTGCTGATTCTGGCACTGGCAATCAGCCCGGCTATGACGATTATCATATGTGGAGTTCTGGGTATCATTTTATTGTTGAATAAAAAGGTATTGGGCCCCGTCCTTCGGAGATTCGGGCATGAGGTACAGACCAATAGTGCTCTTACTACGAAGTGGATCATGCAGGCAGTAAATGGTATGAAGGAAACGAAGGTACTGAATAAGGAGCGCTATTTTGTGGAGCAGTATGAGAAAAGTGCCTCCAGACTTAATACGATTCAGAAACGGCAAAATTCCATGCAGAATATTCCGAGGCTTACGATAGAAACGGTATGTATGGCAGGAATTCTTGCAATTGTAGCTGTTTTTCTGGCAGTGGGAAATAATATCAGCGAGATGATCAAGCAGGTGGGTATGCTGGCGGCAGTTGCTATTAAGCTTATGCCTAGTGCGAACAAACTTTCTACTTATATAAATAACATCGCTTATTACGAACCTTCTTTAAAGGCAGTGGAGGATATCATTATCCGCAGCCATGAGAAAGATGTGAATACAGATGTCCTTTTCCTAAAAGAGGAAGAAATTGTTCCGATGGGCTTTACGAAGGAAGTGAAGCTGGAGGATATTACTTACGCGTATCCGAATACGGAACTGAATATTTTGGAAAATGCAGGTGTTACCATTCCTATCGGGAAATCGGTGGGATTTATTGGTCCTTCCGGTGCCGGAAAGTCTACTACAGTGGATATTCTCCTGGGATTGTTACAACCGCAGAAGGGACAAGTTACCGTAGACGGCGTGGATATCAGAACGAATTATCCCGGCTGGTATGCGAAAATAGGCTATGTTCCCCAGATGATCTTCATGCTGGATGATACGATAAGAAATAATGTGGCATATGGTGTGGATACGGAAGATATCGATGAAGAACAAGTGTGGTACGCATTGAAAGAGGCGCAGATGGATGAATTCGTAAGAGGACTTCCGGAAGGCCTCGATACAAGCATTGGCGAGCGAGGAGTACGTATATCCGGAGGACAAAGACAGCGCCTTGGCATTGCCAGAGCTTTATATACGTCACCTGAGATTATGATCTTCGATGAAGCGACTTCGGCACTCGATAACGATACAGAGCAGGCGATCATGGAGGCGATCGAACGGCTGCATGGCAAGAAGACACTTGTGATTATCGCACATCGTCTCACGACGATTGAGAAATGTGACTCCGTATACCGGGTGGAGAACCAGATATTCAAAAAGGAGCGATGA
- a CDS encoding DUF5672 family protein yields MSEYSDKNSNSDSNSNNNGRLQLPNVTLAAMTSVKVKETVKALAYSMKDIDFGEVVLISHRKPFFLPKGITYKHIDKLKTIDHFNYNMIYKIHEYIDTEFMLLVHYDGFVVNPDMWRDEFLDYDYIGSPFPLPKDDFSYRDVNGSICRVGNSVSIRSKRLLEFPEKTNIPFEADHGFFNEDGFICCKNKHLFEAAGMKYAPLEVARYFGHESMIPEVAGIRPFVFHKWAGTNAEYPRF; encoded by the coding sequence ATGAGTGAATATAGCGATAAAAATAGCAATAGCGATAGCAATAGCAATAACAACGGTAGATTACAGTTGCCGAATGTGACATTAGCGGCGATGACAAGCGTTAAAGTGAAGGAAACGGTAAAGGCACTTGCCTATAGTATGAAGGATATCGATTTCGGTGAAGTGGTGCTGATTAGTCATAGAAAGCCCTTTTTCTTACCGAAGGGAATTACTTACAAGCATATCGACAAGTTAAAGACCATCGATCACTTCAATTACAATATGATTTATAAGATTCATGAATACATCGATACTGAATTTATGCTTCTCGTGCATTATGATGGCTTCGTGGTGAATCCGGATATGTGGCGGGATGAATTCCTGGATTACGATTATATCGGTTCACCGTTCCCTCTTCCGAAGGATGATTTTTCTTACAGGGACGTGAACGGTAGTATTTGCCGGGTAGGGAACAGCGTATCCATCAGGAGTAAAAGGCTGTTGGAGTTTCCTGAAAAGACGAATATCCCATTTGAAGCAGATCATGGTTTCTTTAACGAGGATGGATTCATTTGCTGTAAGAATAAGCACTTGTTCGAGGCAGCAGGGATGAAATATGCGCCCTTGGAAGTTGCTAGATATTTCGGACACGAATCCATGATACCTGAAGTTGCGGGAATCCGCCCTTTCGTTTTCCACAAGTGGGCAGGGACGAATGCGGAATATCCAAGGTTTTAA
- a CDS encoding glycosyl transferase GT17 family protein — translation MVYDSFQFFNELDILLLRMHILNDVVDKFVISESTVTFSGDKKPLFYEENKEMFKAFEHKIIHNVVDDTPMDCDAFTRDHHQKCAVARGLAGCKPDDIVIFSDVDEIPNPETLKTLIPKVENGKIYMLAQRLFYCYLDMEEVSGRLLSVTGEFEGVEKPMWLGTKVCRYEMLSHYTTEELRNKEQKAIGVRVPDGGWHFSYMGGGKNQSVEERVKYKIKSAAHQEYNNRSTLSKVRKNIKNRQDIFGRDAQIVKVKIDETFPAYLRENIDKYQYLLYKEPKWYDNLTIKKR, via the coding sequence ATGGTTTATGATAGTTTTCAGTTTTTTAACGAATTGGATATTTTACTGCTTCGTATGCATATTCTGAATGATGTGGTGGATAAGTTCGTTATCAGTGAATCCACAGTTACCTTTTCTGGGGACAAAAAGCCTTTGTTTTATGAAGAAAATAAGGAAATGTTCAAGGCGTTTGAACACAAGATTATTCATAATGTAGTCGATGATACACCTATGGACTGCGATGCATTTACGCGCGATCATCATCAAAAGTGTGCGGTAGCGAGGGGATTAGCGGGATGTAAGCCCGATGATATCGTTATTTTCAGCGATGTGGATGAGATTCCCAATCCTGAGACATTGAAAACGCTTATTCCGAAGGTGGAAAATGGGAAAATCTATATGCTGGCGCAGCGCCTCTTCTACTGTTATCTGGATATGGAAGAGGTGTCAGGCCGGCTTCTTTCTGTAACGGGAGAATTCGAAGGCGTGGAGAAGCCGATGTGGCTCGGTACCAAAGTGTGTCGTTATGAAATGCTCAGCCACTATACGACGGAAGAACTGCGTAATAAAGAACAGAAAGCGATTGGAGTCAGGGTCCCTGATGGCGGTTGGCATTTCAGTTATATGGGCGGCGGTAAGAATCAATCGGTAGAAGAGCGGGTGAAATATAAAATAAAAAGTGCGGCACATCAAGAGTACAATAACCGCTCTACCTTATCCAAAGTGAGAAAAAATATTAAAAACCGCCAGGATATTTTCGGCAGAGACGCACAGATAGTAAAGGTGAAAATCGATGAGACTTTCCCGGCGTACTTGCGGGAAAATATCGATAAATATCAGTATTTACTTTATAAAGAACCTAAGTGGTATGATAACCTGACTATAAAGAAAAGGTAA